In the genome of Oncorhynchus gorbuscha isolate QuinsamMale2020 ecotype Even-year linkage group LG05, OgorEven_v1.0, whole genome shotgun sequence, the window tcagactgctctataaaATATCAAAtcacagacttaattataataaacgcACACAAATACaagccgtaggtcattaatatggtcaaatccagaaaactatcattttgaaaatgaACCGTTTCATTAATTCAGTGAAATATGGACACATTTCATATTTTATCGAATGGGTGGCAACccaaagtctaaatattgctgctacattgcacaaccttcaatgttatgtcataattctgGAAAATTAATTACTGTCTTTTTTAGGAAGAAATTGTCACATATACCCTGAATATCCTTGCtctgaatgcaagagaagtgacacaatttccctagataatattgcctgctaacaggAATTTCTTAACTTAATATGCACGGTTTAAAAAATTTACTTCGgtctattgattttaagaaaggcattgatggttATGGTTGGGTATATTTGTGCAAAGattgcttttgttaaatcatccaccgtttggcaaagttgaagtaggctgtgattcgatgatacatgcactgcattgattatatgcaacgctggacaagctagttaactacacatggttgatgatattactaggttaactagtgaATCTGAagaattatttttgtatttttttttacaaggcacgtttaatactagctagcagccacaaggtccttttcatgctgcactcgcgtaacaggtggtcagcctggaTTGGATTGCAACGTAATCGGCCATGATCAGCGTCCAAAaaggcagattaccgattgttatgagaacttgaaatcggccctaattaatcagccttGACGATTTTTGAATAAACTCTTTCGGTATAAACTTAAATGACTGAAACCAaatataaagtatgtagaaaagagAACGGACCTATAATTAATTTAACAGTATTGATTTTGTTACGTTTGAGCAAAAACATAAGACATGGTAAAATGCATATAGACTTGCAGGAAATTCTTTAAAACGACTTCACTCAGCTACATGGCAGAACATGTACAATTCTGTTTACATTAGCTTTAAAACCTACACCATTTTCTCTCAGCTCCATGGCACAGTGTGTAACATTTCAGGAAATTCATGTTAAAACATTTCTCGGCTCCACAGAGTAATTTAGTTAATTTCAGGAAATTGACGTAAAATGCTTAAAAAATTACATGTATACATCACTTTCGGGACATAAAACACCACCGTAGCCCCTTTTGATCGAGGAAAAACCCTGATATGCATGTACAATCTTCTTCACAGACTGAATGAGCAGGCGAGTGAGGAGATATTGAAGGTAGAACAGAAATACAACAAACTCCGTCAGCCATTCTTTCAGAAGAGGTCAGAACTGATCGCCAAAATCCCCAACTTCTGGGTCACAACATTCGTCAACCATCCGCAAGGTAAGTTTCTTTAGGAGGCTGACACGGGATTTTACCACTGGAACCTAGAATGCTCAGACGTTCTGACTGTTTAAATTTTTCCTCCTACAGTTTCTGCCCTTCTTGGTGAAGAAGATGAGGAGGCACTTCACTATCTGACCAGGGTGGAGGTTACAGAGTTTGAAGATATCAAGTCAGGCTACAGAATAGATTTTGTAAGTGAAGGTTACCATCATATTGCATTCATAGGATATTGCATTAATGGCAGCAATATGCCATTTGTTGCcttaattaaatgtatttattttgtctTCCAGTATTTTGATGAAAACCCATACTTTGAAAACAAAGTCCTTTCCAAAGAGTTCCACCTGAACGAGAGTGGAGACCCATCATCAAAGTCAACAGAAATAAAATGGAAATCAGGAAAGGTATTTCATATCACCTCTTTTCACATGCATGGAAATATTGGAGATTCtctaaaggtgcaatatgcagaaatcgctatatttcctggttgctaaataATTTCAGTTCTACACAAGCAATGTGTAGAGAATacttgtaccatctaaaccgatGAGAAATATATATTCAGTAACCCAACATTGCATTTTCAGCGGGTATACAATTAGACtagctttcaatgagaatgacagatcaatagctcacatttctatgtgaaattGGTCTGGTTGCCCAAAAGGTTACATATTGCTGCTTTAAAAGTACAGCATTTGGCAGAAACAAGTAGGGCACATACACCAATATGTTGACCAGACTTTTTTAACACTGCGTACCTGAAATATGGGGGGGAGATATCTCTGCAGTTGCATATAGCAACATTCTTTTCGGATAATATAAATTGTCATAAGTATTGATTTCAGGGGAAAGCTATATGTAGAAGTCGACTGTGGGTAGCGTTAGCTGGCTGTACTTGTGCCAAAACTCTGGTATAtttgcctcccgggtggcgcagtggtttaaggcactgcatcgtagtGCTAGTTgttccaccagagactctgggttcgagcccaggctgtgtcgcaaccgggaggtccattggccaagcgtcgtccggtttagggagggtttggccggtagggatatccttgtctcatcgtgcactagtgACTACTGTGGCGGGCCGcacgcagtgcacgctgaccagttCGCCatgtgtacggtgtttcctccaacacattggcttccgggttggatgcgcgctgtgttaagaagcagtgcagcttggttgtgttttggaggacgcatgactcggccttcgtctctcccgagcccgtacgggagttgtagcaatgagacaagacagtaactactaacaattgggcAGAAAAaggaaaactttttttttttttttactctggtATTTTTAATCATATAGCTAGCTTGTTCTCCATATTTTTTAATAGTGAACCAATATGTTTTTTGTCACTTATTAgcctgactgatcaaaactcacTTTCTCGTGCTCTCTCTTCAGCAGACATACAGTGAGCAATATGCTTGGAACATCAAACCGCAAATGAAGTCCCTTGAAATTCCCAGCCCCAACCTGAATGTTGTACCTAATTTTGGTTTtcatgtagtgaaatgcttgtgcttctacttccaacaatgcagcaatatctaacaagtaatatctaacaatttcacaacaaatacctaagTTGATTTGTTACCACTGTGACGTCTCTGAAGGACCTGACAAAGCGCTCCAGCCAGACGCAGAATAAAGCCGGCAAGAAGAGGCAGCATGAAGAGCCAGAGAGCTTCTTCACCTGGTTCACTGATCACTCAGATGCTGGGGCAGATGAGCTGGGAGAGGTCATCAAGGATGACATCTGGCCAAACCCCCTGCAGTACTACCTGGTAAGTCTCCaacagtggtgtaaaaatactttaaagtactgctTTACATAGtttttttgtggtatctgtactttcCTTTACTAGTtatatatttttgccaacttatacttcactacattcttaaagaaaataatgtactttttattccatacattttccctgacacccaatgcttaacaggacagaaaatggtccaatttacacacttatcaagaaCATGCCTGgtaatccctactgcctctgtaAATTATGTGAGGGTTggactgtgcccctggctatctgtacattttaaaaacaacaaAATCGTGCTGTTTgctaaaatatatttaagtatgAATCTTTTCAAATTCTATATATtaaagcaattacatttacttttgatacttaaaaaAGTAGAtttaaaacaaatacttttagacttttactcaagtagtattttactgggtgacttttactagTCATTTTtttatgaaggtatctttacttttactcaagtatgacagttgcatactttttccaacactgGTCTCCCAGGCCTAGCACACCCTGTTATCGATGTTCTCTTGATTTTGAATAGGACTTGTTACCAGCTCTTTGATTTATGTCCATTGTGCAACTTTATTATTCCTTCTTTGGATGTCATCCAGGAGATTAAGTCTCCTGTGTAGATGAAGAATGTATAGTTAAATTGTTGGCTAATTTGATTGGCAGGTTCCTGACATGGATGATGAGGAAGCAGAAGGTGAAGATGATGATGACGAGGAAGGTCTTGAGGACATTGATGAGGAGGGTGATGAAGATGatggagaggaagatgaggatgaCGGAGATGATGGGGAGGTATGTCCTAGATAATTGCTTAATTGGCTATATTGAATAGTGTGATTTGTTATTATGGTGTTGctgatatttttttttctttattttgtttaGGATGATGAAGGAGAAGATGACTAAACTGAAAAGTTACATCTACCAATACCCTTTCCTATTTTCACCCAATTTGGTTATCCACCCATATTTGGGAGCaagattttgtatttttattttgtgcTTCGTCGTCTCATTCTGAAGCCTCACTCCTGTCTGTGCCATGTTAAGTTTTTTTGTCTCATCTAAAAACCAATGGCAAATTCCTGCCTTGAATTGTATGTACCACCCCAATTCCCAAATTCATCGGAAGAAAAATAAAGACGTACAAAAAAATAGAATCAGCATGCCATCTTGAGTAGAATTAAATAGCaatttatatatataattttcTTGCAGTTAAAGGTTGTGATAAATGAATAAAAGCCATGGTGCAGTGACCTAGCTCTAGCAGACCCCTCTATAGtttttataattttgttcaggTGGCGAGTAGATCCCTGCAAATAATGCCACCCCCCTTATGTGGTTACAAGTTAACAGAAAATACCAGCTTATTCCCATCACTTGTAATGTTTGGGGTCAATGCTGGGGTAGGGTaaagggatatcttggggtgctGGGGTGGGTGGGCATTTTGACACCATTActatatcttttttttaaattgttttccAGACATCCATGAGATGTGAAAGTACATTtttaataaacaaaacaaaactttAAAAAAATGCTTGTAAATTTGGGCCCCCCACAGCTTCATGGAAAACAACCTGTTATCTCATGGAATTTACATCTAATCACTGTTTTATTTTCCGCTGGGGGGAAATAATCATCTGTTTTAAACTTAAAGGTGTACAACTTGTTTTGTTACAATAAAACTTAATGTGTACACAAATGTGTGTGACTCTTCTAACCAACCATAGTATTCAATTGTAGTGATTTATCTAGAGCCAGCAAACTACATTGATAAATGTCTGGCGGTTATGGCTAAAATGGTGTACTTGTGGTACTGGACCAGTATATTAGTGTTACTGACagtttattttatatttcagaagTGTATACAATCACAAGAAATACGACATGCTGTGTTGGTGCCACTTTGTATTATGAAAATGCAAAAGTTAATTGGTAGGGCCAGCTGAGCCAGGTATCCTTTTGTAACTTCGAATGCAGGCGTTGTCAACTTCTGAATGATTGGAGTCAGGAAGTGTTGATGGTACAAGGATTTAGCAATCGGTTTAGTTATCAAAGCCCCAAATGTGTGCTCCGATTGCTTTTTGGTTAGACTTTGGCCGTTACGAAACAAACAGCATAAGGTAGGTGGTGTATGGCATTGGTGCCTTCAATTTAGAAAACCCTCACTTGGTTGCCAGACACGTTTGATGGATGAGACTAGACTCATCAAAATCATATACCGAAACTTATT includes:
- the seta gene encoding SET nuclear proto-oncogene a, encoding MSASAAKVSKKELNSNYDGADETSEKEQQEAIEHIDEVQNEIDRLNEQASEEILKVEQKYNKLRQPFFQKRSELIAKIPNFWVTTFVNHPQVSALLGEEDEEALHYLTRVEVTEFEDIKSGYRIDFYFDENPYFENKVLSKEFHLNESGDPSSKSTEIKWKSGKDLTKRSSQTQNKAGKKRQHEEPESFFTWFTDHSDAGADELGEVIKDDIWPNPLQYYLVPDMDDEEAEGEDDDDEEGLEDIDEEGDEDDGEEDEDDGDDGEDDEGEDD